A section of the Pseudophryne corroboree isolate aPseCor3 chromosome 11, aPseCor3.hap2, whole genome shotgun sequence genome encodes:
- the CMTR2 gene encoding cap-specific mRNA (nucleoside-2'-O-)-methyltransferase 2 → MSSYDPLPEIERLFIKQYEYSKQPDWCLPGASELLSCEHEEFSLLLSLKESLNEVKNRLSDKKLDDWHRHTSFTNKAGRVVPEVRRQANAELCTQAWCKFHEIVCTYPLLPDHALWDSELNTVHLCEAPGAFIASLNHYLKTQNVLCDWSWVANTLNPYHEANDGLMMIVDDRLIANTLPWWYFGPDNTGDIMRRDYLSGLQMFISNMSSVHLVTADGSFDCQGNPGEQEALVYPLHYCEVVTCLETLSPGGSFVLKMFTLFQHSSVNLMYLLNCCFQEVHVIKPGTSKSGNSEVYVVCLHYIGKNSIKDHLTIMTANFGMEIGCKSLFPRRFLPPSFLESHQQCCTFFYEHQTQTILENIELFAHMGAEDKSRLNLLRESAVCYYMDKFQVKYNPRKSWLVKKPLVGCRFNSRWVGTSNRRSDTFNERKQLETLTWEEKVAHGYFNSWINDHVTGNVGRGCLLRRSSCYLKSEGWYLLQGQRLRRIQSSSFCDSELLNAFNETIEGCIEGKKNVSGALFCSSCCLQSAEDVASEFLEMVENGHGILVSGANSVFDVLSRRQLASNFLESFPPNSPISLLHDGDPAYQQHLISLLLCSIQRLQIGDSLLLPVLSAFTRFTAGVVYVLYHCFQTICFSCPVGHLAAGADAVLLCCGYHPLPSSVIQHLQEVKRLVDELLTSSSPNQVLEFIPMEELLNGPFLEFLWDLNSAVIQHSLHLIGLHENQKSLSKTAPITQEAGHT, encoded by the coding sequence ATGTCCAGCTATGATCCCCTCCCGGAAATTGAGCGCCTGTTCATTAAGCAGTATGAATACAGCAAGCAGCCGGACTGGTGTCTCCCTGGTGCCTCAGAGTTGTTGAGCTGTGAGCACGAGGAGTTTAGTCTTCTCCTCTCCCTGAAGGAGTCTCTGAATGAAGTGAAGAACCGGCTGAGTGATAAGAAATTGGATGATTGGCATCGGCACACGTCATTCACTAACAAAGCTGGGAGGGTCGTCCCCGAGGTCCGCAGACAAGCAAATGCCGAACTTTGTACCCAAGCATGGTGCAAGTTTCATGAGATAGTGTGCACTTACCCCCTCCTACCCGACCACGCACTATGGGACTCTGAACTAAATACTGTCCACCTATGTGAGGCGCCAGGGGCCTTTATAGCCAGCCTGAACCACTATCTCAAAACCCAGAACGTGCTCTGTGATTGGAGCTGGGTGGCGAACACTCTCAATCCTTACCACGAGGCCAATGATGGTTTGATGATGATCGTGGATGACCGTCTAATCGCCAACACGTTACCTTGGTGGTACTTTGGCCCAGACAATACTGGGGATATTATGAGGCGTGATTACCTGAGTGGGTTACAGATGTTTATCAGCAACATGTCTTCTGTGCACCTTGTTACAGCAGATGGCAGCTTTGATTGCCAGGGAAACCCGGGGGAGCAGGAGGCTCTGGTTTACCCCCTGCACTATTGTGAAGTGGTCACCTGTCTGGAGACACTTAGTCCGGGAGGTTCCTTTGTCTTGAAGATGTTCACCCTGTTTCAGCATTCTTCTGTCAACCTTATGTATCTCCTGAACTGCTGCTTCCAGGAGGTCCACGTCATCAAACCCGGGACTAGCAAGTCTGGGAACTCCGAAGTGTACGTGGTTTGCCTGCATTATATCGGCAAAAATTCCATCAAGGATCATCTGACTATAATGACGGCAAATTTTGGTATGGAGATTGGGTGCAAATCTCTGTTTCCTCGGAGATTCCTCCCACCATCATTTTTGGAATCCCACCAACAATGTTGCACCTTCTTCTACGAGCACCAGACACAAACCATTCTTGAAAATATTGAACTTTTTGCCCACATGGGGGCGGAAGATAAATCTCGCCTGAACTTATTGCGGGAATCAGCTGTCTGCTATTACATGGACAAGTTCCAAGTGAAATATAATCCCAGGAAGTCCTGGCTGGTGAAGAAGCCGCTCGTGGGCTGTCGGTTTAACTCTCGCTGGGTGGGGACGAGTAACCGCCGCAGCGACACTTTCAATGAGCGCAAGCAACTGGAAACTCTGACGTGGGAAGAGAAAGTCGCCCACGGCTATTTCAACTCTTGGATTAATGACCATGTCACCGGTAACGTAGGCCGGGGCTGCTTGCTGAGACGCTCAAGTTGTTATCTGAAAAGTGAAGGGTGGTACTTGCTTCAGGGCCAACGACTGCGGAGAATCCAGAGCTCATCGTTTTGCGATAGTGAACTGCTGAATGCATTCAATGAGACCATTGAGGGGTGTATTGAAGGGAAAAAAAATGTCTCTGGTGCATTGTTTTGTTCTTCCTGTTGTCTACAGTCTGCGGAGGATGTGGCCTCGGAGTTCCTGGAAATGGTGGAGAATGGACATGGCATCCTGgtcagtggggctaattcagtgTTTGACGTTCTCAGTAGAAGACAGCTGGCATCAAACTTCCTCGAGTCTTTCCCTCCTAACAGTCCCATTTCTCTTCTCCATGATGGTGACCCGGCCTACCAGCAGCATCTCATATCCTTACTGCTCTGCTCTATCCAGCGGCTGCAGATCGGCGACTCCTTACTGCTTCCCGTCCTGTCCGCTTTCACCCGCTTTACAGCCGGCGTAGTTTATGTATTATACCACTGCTTTCAGACCATCTGCTTCTCTTGTCCCGTCGGCCACCTGGCTGCTGGAGCTGACGCTGTGCTACTGTGCTGCGGATACCACCCTCTCCCCAGCTCGGTCATTCAACACCTGCAGGAAGTAAAGCGACTTGTAGATGAGCTACTGACTTCCAGTTCCCCGAATCAGGTATTGGAGTTCATACCAATGGAGGAACTCCTGAATGGCCCATTTCTGGAGTTCTTATGGGACCTAAACTCTGCCGTCATCCAACACAGCCTACACTTAATTGGACTCCATGAGAATCAGAAGTCCCTATCAAAAACTGCCCCAATCACGCAGGAAGCTGGACATACGTAG